The region ACTGCAGCCAAtgccagcttggaaaccagacaGCCCATATAGGCACATGCTTCGGCTTGAAATCCCTAATAAATAGATAGTGTGAATAGTGCCTCACACCTGGGAGAGGACACACATTTGATCTATTATTATTTGATCAAGAAATGCAATTTGTGTAATGTTGGTTAGAAATAGCAACAGTTGTATCTATCGTTTGCTGTGATTTGAGTGAAGTGCAGTAATCCCACTGAGGAACAAAGGTAATTTCTATTTTAAATAATTGTTTCCAAGGCACTCCTAATTTAACTATCAAAGGAACATGTTCATACAGGTCACGATAGCATTTATGTGTGCTTTTAGAGGGAAGCCAGCAGCCAAcctcacatacagtacaatacagtagatgGGAGTTGCGTGACACTGGTTTGTTGAGGCCTGAAAGGGAGAGATATGGTCCCCTGGATGTGGGGACTGGTGGAGCTCCCCTGCTTTGTGGTTTCCCCTCAAAACAGAAGCTTTGATTGGGGCTGATTCCACTTGTGGTTCCAATACCTTTAATGGGATTGCATATgtatggaaaatatatatatcttccATTAGAAAAGGCTGGCaaagcattttttttgtgtgAGCTTGAGCTATTTTcttttatatacagtatgtgcatgcTTGGCACTGGCAGTAGGCAGACATGCATGCACATGCAGAAGACTTGACAGGCAGCATATCAGATGAAAGGAGGTTGTCAATGGAGGGGTGAGCAGGTTCAACAGTATCTCCTTGGATAGACATTTATTTGTATCGCAGTCAAACTCCTGCTTTATATTCTGGTTATTAAATGGTTTATTACACTGTTATTGCTTCATATTGGGGAGGCTGAGAGTCCCTCTCACCAGTCAGTGTTCTGGCCCAGTCAAGGACTATAACTATCCCTGCATTAGTGTATAGGACAGAAAGGAGACTCGTGTTGTGAGTCATTAGGTGCTTATTCCAGCTTTAGTGTTGATATTGATCGTGATGCTGGAGTTTGAAGACATCTACAATACTCAGTCAGAAGTTTActgtgtgatgatgatgatgggcaGAGTTTTTCCTTACTCCAGGTCCTCGTGATCTACGTCGAGTGTATGAGAGAGTTGCTCTTTGTCTGAGTGTGTATTGTACTGCATGTGGTTTTATGCTTAGCTGCACACCAGGTCGACTAGGTGGGTGGAGAAGTGCTTCCGGGAGAATGAGTTCCGTATGTGTGCAGCTTCCTGGGTACTGTAGATTAGGGATTAACATTTTCCCGAGGATCTACCAAATTTCAATACGGGGAATAATTTATATTTATCCCGAAAGTCACGGGAAATACCACAAAAATTGGAAGTGCCCATTCAAAGGCAATATATGGTTACTATGCCAGGGTTCTCGCAAAATAAGATTGCCAGCTTGGCTGCGCCACAATGTAAATATTTCACAGCAAGTGAAATTGATGGAAACGATAGAGTAATTTTGATCGCCAATGACATGGTTGTGAATTGCGAACCAGGCTGTTCATAAATTCGGAGCGTTATCATGTTCCTAAATTAATTCAGCGCCTTTCAGCAGTAGACCTAGGCTACTGCATATGGACAAAGAGCGCACTCCGGACTCACAGAGCGCACCCGGAGTAGGCTATAGTGTTATCGAATCATACAAACTTTGTAACCGCAGTCAAATAAAAGTCAAATGACCAAGCTTGCTAGATAACCTCCAACGAATGACAGAATATCTCCTATTTGGCAAAATCGAGTTAATAATTATACAGATCAGCTCATAAATAACGGGGACATGAAGAGAGGACATTGTTTAAATATCAAGGTATCTTAACGGGGACCAACTCAAAAAAAATATATCTACTCTCATACCGTTTGGTGATCACACATTCTCTACCAAAGCtctcatacagtggggcaaaaaagtatttagtcagccaccaattgtgcaagttctcccacttaaaaagatgagagaggcctgtaattttcatcataggtacacttcaactatgacagacaaaatgagaaaaaaaaacccagaaaatcacattgtaggatttttaatgaatttatttggaaatgaaggtggaaaataagtatttggtcacctacaaacaagcaagatttctggctctcacagacctgtagctTCTTCTTTAagatgctcctctgtcctccacttgttacctgtattaatggcacctgtttgaacttgttatcagtataaaagacacctgtccacaacctcaaacagtcacactccaaactccactatggccaagaccaaagagctgtcaaaggacaccagaaacaaaattgtagacctgcaccaggcttggaagactgaatctgcaataggtaagcagcttggtttgaagaaatcaactgtgggagcaattattaggaaatggaagacacacaagaccactgataatctccctcgatctggggctccacgcaagttttcaacccgtggggtcaaaatgatcacaagaacggtgagcaaaaatcccagaaccacacggggggacctagtgaatgacctgcagagagctgggaccaaagtaacaaagcctaccatcagtaacacactacaccgccagggactcaaatcctgcagtgccagacgtgtccccctgcttaagccagtacatgtccatcgtgagattttgagtgaaaacctccttccatctgcaagggcattgaagatgaaacgtggctgggtatttcagcatgacaatgatcccaaacacaccgcccgggcaacgaaggagtggcttcgtaagaagcatttcaaggtcctggagtggcctagcaagtctccagatctcaaccccataaaacatctttggagggagttgaaagtccgtgttgcccagcaacagccccaaaacatcactgctctagaggagatctgcatggaggaatgggccaaaataccagcaacagtgtgaaaaccttgtgaagacttacagaaaacgtttgacctctgtcattgccaacaaagggtatataacaaagtattgagataaacttttgttattgaccaaatacttattttccaccataatttgcaaattaattatttaaaaattgtttttatctcattttgtctgtcatagttgaagtgtaactatgatgaaaattacaggcctctctcatctttttaattgggagaacttgcacaattggtggctgactaaatacttttttgccccactgtatgggcAGCAATACGAGACAACGCAAAGAAGTGGGGGAAATGTGATAGGCCTATTTTCACATAGGCGAGACGTGCTTTGATAATGCTACCTATGGATTACAATATAAAGTTAGTCATTTTAATGCGAGAAGTAGTCAGGATTTGGGGTTTCAGTGGGATTGTGACAATAGGAAAATAGCTCTATATAAGGCTATATAAGACTACTACTCGAGCCACTAGATAAGTTATACAATTGATGTAGGTTACATTAttgcatgctaaatgtttctaGTCAGTGATAGATGATCAAACTAATAAATGAGCTACCACTTCCACTGGTCCAGCCAGAGTTCAATTAACCAAATATACAGACAGAGATTCAGTGAAGCAAAATCACAATGATTGATTATCAGACAAGTCACATGCTTTTGGTCAGGAGTTGGACAGGCTACTACACGGGAGAAGAGCAAAATCCACGTGTAGGCTGATAACACGCTAGTAAAATGTTTTGATCAACTAATATATGCGCAAACTAGAATAAAGAGTATCATTAGTACCCACCTCAATTTAGCTAACATGTCCCCAGCCTAATTGTTACCAAATATCCAAACGGAGATCAGTGAAAACTAAAATGTGACATTGATTGATTTATCTACTAGAGTCCCGACAGCTTGTCTCAAAATAGCTCGATGGCGCTGTCCCAATGAAAACGGTGCTGAAATGATAATCTAGGTGACCACACACGACTATTGCTAATAATTCATATAACGGTTGGATATGACTTTCGAAGTTTCAGTATAAGCAAGAATTTGATACATGCCTTCAATTGtattagcctactttattccaatatttttCTAATTAGTTGATCatagctaaactgagtttttctcACCACTTTTTCTAGGCCTAATGGCTGTTTCCTTGTCTCTACTCTACAGTTTAAATCAATATAGTTTACTGTTTTCTAAAAATCAGGCTTTTTTGGGGGGTTCGGTCTCATTTCATTTCTGTTATGTTGGACCAGGCCTGGGCTTCAGCTCAGGCCTGGGCTTGGGTAGGACCAGGATCACATTTTCAGTTCTAATGAGAACTCTAAACTGCATTCGGGTCTTGTGTGCAGTCCAGCAATGTCAATTATGCATGTGCTTTCAATTTATGGCGACTTTGTGTGAAGTatatatgctaggctaaaggcttccatgtGACAACCTGTTTTGATAATGtgctatgtgtgtgttttgtggaaATGCTGTAGTGCGACATTGGGTGAAAATTTAATTTCCCTTGTCATTAAATTTCTTTCGGGAAATGTGAAGAGTGGTCCCGGGACAGTCCCGTGATTCTGGTTGCCAATGTTAATCCCTACTGTAGATGGAGGAGCTCCTAGCCTGGAGCCCACCTACTATTCACAAGTGTTTACACTTTCAAAGGCTGCCAACATATTCATTCCCCTGGAAAAACAGCAAGTGTGCTGTTCCTGCCAGAGCACAGAAGACATGCCAATCACACTCGTTTAATTTGATGATGCCAGCAGCACAGAGTGGAAAATTAATGACTTTGCAGATGAAGGTAGATTTACAGGGATTAACAGCAATGAGGGTAGCATGGTTATTGGTTACACTAGCTCTCATCTGAGTGAGAGTGATATACTCAGCAGAGCTGAAGTTACAAGCTGGGGTACGGTACAGCCTACAGAGTGAGTTTTTGTCCGGTTCCGATTAGGGGGTTTGGGTAAAACGAGCTGTGTGCTGCACAGTGATTTGAGTGGCAACTCTGCTGTGCCCTTGGCCTGTTCTGACCTGTCCCAAGAGCAATTGTATGGGTTTGGAGAGACATGTGCAGCCAAACCTTAACATGTGACAACTTTCCTCGATCTACACTTcgtaatgacagagagagaaagagagctggtGGGAACAGAATGATAGCTGATTCAGGAAGTTTGTGTTTGGAGAGATCCTGTAATTACACATAAAAGTGTTAGTTGGATGTCTTGGACTCACAATGAAAGGTATTGTCTGGATGGCATTATGACTAGATGTCATCCCCGCATGCCTCTGGGCTCAGACAGCAGCACTGTATAGACTTGGCAAAGGATTTAGAATTTGCTAATTGGTTCCAGAAGCAGTAGCTACAGGGGTTTGCTGTCATAGGGGTTTGTGCCTATGACTTTTTGGTCTCTAGGCAGACGGTGGGACAAGACAGCAGAGTCCCTATGCAGAGGCCTTCTCATAGGGTCTTTCCCAGTCAGAATGCTGGGTGTAACAGGTGAACCAAGTCTGGTTCAGACTAGACGGTATTTTACTCTCTGATGACATGGTCTAACCTGTTTGTCAGACTCAGCCGTATGtgagacatttttttaaacctttatttaactaggcaagtcagttaagttcttatcttatttacaatgaagaccTACTGGGGAGcagtggggtaactgccttgttcaggggcagaatgacagatttgttaccttatcagctcagggattcgatccagcagcctttcagttactggcccaatgcgctaaccactaggctacctgtcgctctaaccactaggctacatactCTGATGAGATGCATACAGTACGTACCATAAGGTTGACAACACTGACTACAAGGCTTCATTCATTtacagtcaattgaaatcaaattAACCGAAACATGTATGTGACCTCTCTGGGACAGGGTTTGTTGTGtagtgcagacagacagatagacagacagtagcctctctcctgtcctgGTCAGCCTTGTCTGCTGTTGgctgggctggtgtgtgtgtctggactggtGGCTCTCTGTTGGGTTGATTTAGTGGAAGCAGCAGAGCGGTTCTAATGGCTTGAGCAGGTGGAACAGGGACGTTGCCCAGGTTCAGGACACAAAGAGGTGGAGGGACACTCTCAACTAGCCCCCTCAGCTACACAACAGGCAGACATGCTGGCTGGCTTTGTAAGTCCTTTCAGAAGCATAACCCTAGGCTGCTTGGGGGCTCAGTAAAAAGAGATTGACAGTGTAGTGGAAAATCTACTGTAACAATTCATATGGCCTTGTCCCACTATGTAATTATGTGCATGAAAAAAGTAGTGGTGTTCTGTTTGCTACTTGTTGCGTAGACATGCATCACCATTTCCTCTATCTAACCAGGCTGTGTTCATCTATTGTAGCTGTGTTGTGTGAATGCTGGGGGAGATAACACAGGACTCCTCATGTGAGTTCCTATCCTGTTATAGGTGGATTCAGAGCCTGCATCTTTGCCAGCTAAAGAAACTGTTCTCTGTATTAGGTAGAGAGCACTAGTAGTGGGATCTCACAGGACAGTCTGTGATGACACCTACTCTTGCCTGTAGAATGGATTCTGCCAGCTCACTTCCCCTCACCACCAGCAGGTTCATTTTTATACATTAACAGGGGGTAAAGTGATGGATTTATGTGAATGGCCTGCCTAATCTCATACCTCTATCCTCCCCTAGCTGCCGTACCTTCTCCTGAACTCAACGGGGACGGACCTGAAGGCACGCATGTACCCTGTGTTCTTTGGGGAGAGCATCGAGGTCAACCCAAAACCTGAAACAGAGATCAAGTGAGTGATCCTTCACCAAACTACATACAGAATGGGTTGCTATTAATAGTAGGGCTGTGAcagtcatggaattttggatgatggTAATTGGCCAGCCAAATGACCGCGTTCACCATAATAACCGCTCAAATAGCATTTCTTTAAAataatatctatatacagtaccagtcaaaagtttggacacacctactcattcaagggttttcttcattttttactaTTAGCcacattctagaataatagtgaagacatcaaaataacacatatggaatcatattgtaaccaaaaaagtgtaaacaaatcaaaatatatttatattcttcaaagtagccaccatttgtcttgatgacagctttgcacactcttggcattctctcaaccagcttcatgaggtagtcacttttgattactacataattccatgtgttatttcatagttttgatgtcttcactattattctagaatgtggataatagtaaaaataaagaaaacccttgaatgagtaggtgtgtccaaacctttgactggtactgtgtatatatattttgacaTGCAGTACATTTTATACTCTGCTCCTAactgcatgtgctgccatagaaatagaatgaatagaacaagTGTCCCCATttaagtcaatgatggcataatgggtggactggtgaCCATTGCAAAGTAGGAAGTAAAAGAAGGAAGTGTACCCAAATTTGTTGATTCatctcaactgacattacaaaaaaaacattccattgcatgagccacatcagttaacatcacaataccaggcagcgaTTGCAAGTGTACCTATGAGTTTAAAAGTCAAATTGCCACACGAATGCCTGGCCGTCTGGTCTTAAGTCAGATGAACGCCCCTCCGCCCAAAAGAATGATGGTCTTCATCCATAACAGTCTGTTACAGTTATACAGTAATTGTGGCAGCCCGACTTAATAGTGCCATCTAGTGATCAGCTTCTATACCAATTACTGCTTAATCTATTACTTAATGTTTGCCCTTCAAAGTACTTTGGTACTTCAATACTTAATCCAATGTCTTTGGTTCTACTCCCCAGGTGTAACTCTGAGGTGAAGTACGACTCAGACAAGCACTACCGGGACCAGGTGTACTGCGCTCCTGTTCCAACGGTGACATCCTACAGCGAGACGGTCGTTGCCATGCAGAACTGCACCTGGAGGAGTTACAAGTCACAGGTATACCTAGAGCCGCGCCAGAGGCCCCTGCACTACCAGAGCACCACCATTGTGTACCCCAAACACGCCAAGAACACTTACCGCACCACGGTCAACTACAACGCTACGGGCTCTCGCCGCTGGTTTGTCTCCACCGTCCAGCTGGAGTCCAGTGAGGACAGCAGCCCCTGCATCATCTATACAGAGGACCTCTAAACCTGATGCCTGCCATGCTAATCCTACTGTTatggaatggacacacacacacacacacacacactacataatgTATTAGGGGTACTGTAGGGGAAGTACAGCAAATCACATAGGCCTTTAAAGAGCTGCACTTCATGGTTCATTATTTGTCTGATTGAGTTGAGCCCTTCCAGTCTGTAGCCTCCTCTAATAGCTGAGCATGACTAATTAAGGCTTGATGGTAGCATGTTACACATCTTGTTGGACTGTCAATATGTATTATAGAAATGACATATTCATGAATGCTCAAAAGGGAAAAAGTGTGAATACACAGACAGACTCATGAAAAGCAGCCTCTGTGTAAATGATGTAGGCATTCTGAAAAGAGGGGGAAACAGAAATGCAATACTTAGCATTTGAAAGATTGGACCAAAGATTTTGTATCGAAGGAGGTTTCACCCTAGTAGTGAGTTATGTCTTTGTCTCAACCTCATCGAACTGTCAGAAAGGACTCCTGCATTAGATCTACTTCACAACTGTGCATTTTTCTTATCACATGTCTTGAGGGTGTCATGAGCACATCATTTTCACCTCCAGTGATGTTGAACTCCTCTTCATGACATAAACTCTAGATTCTGCCTCTTTTGTCTGTTAGACAAAGGTCTTTTAAAGGAAAATATCACATTCTCTTACCATTTTCTACAACCAATCAGAAACTGAGTCTTAGCAGGCACCTTAAacagcaggcagacagacagtcaagGTTTCTGTTATAGAATGCCTCTGGTGAAGGACATGCCCGTTGGAAATGCCGAACTTGGatccagagaggaggagggagagcagagcTAACCAGTTAATACTGTGACTAGCTGGGCAAACCTGAGGAACATTTCTGTCTGTTTTTAGACAGCTCTAACCTTTGATGTCCTGATTGTTTGGCAGACTGGTAAACACAACCATAAAAATCCCAACAGCTACTCTCTCCAGCAGACTGTTGTAATATACTGGATAAGGAAATGGGTGGCTTGGATTTATATACTGCTGTCAGGTGATGTTGTAGGAAAATAATACAGATGTAATATAGATTATTAAGAATTGCTCACAACCTCTTTTTGTCTGACTTATATACATATGGATTATGGAACCTGGTAAATGTTGAACTGTGTATTATGAATTCAGATTACTTAcctcaggtaaaaaaaaaaatctctactCTATTTCTTGAAAATGTGTATTACCTACTTTTAATTGACATATtgagcaatttaaaaaaaaagaaagctgTAGTTAATGTAGGTGTTGAAAATGTACAAAGAAAGGTGTGTTTTATACACTCAAGTATATGGAAGGAAGAAAGTAaggagagaaagtggagagaggCTGTGCAGTTTTATCAGTGGTTTTTGGAGGGTTTCTTGAGGGTTAAGATGTTCTGAATACTTACAATACTGAGGGGTTGAACCATATGTATTATAGTGGCTTGCACAGAAAGATAGTTCACTGGAAAGATTGTTGTGGGTTTATGTGATGTGCAGAAGGTATCTGAGAAGTCATTATTGGTACGTTTGAGTTGATGAAAATCTAGGGGTCTGTTGTTTTTCTTATTATTAAAGTTAGTGTTCACTAACGTTTGATTTTGTTCTTGTAAAATACTTTCCTGTTGTATATGTGGTATTGAGGCATTCTCtttatatttttgtatattttctGTCAAtcatcttttttttgttttggacaagagaaaataatttaaaaagaCAAATGTATATCTTAATTGAATAAAAAACGAAATTCCAAAACACAAAGTGCACTATGGGCTCTTGTATTctcaatattttattttcagcaGATTAAAAGAGCCTGGGACACAAAACTGCATTATTGACACCCTGACTTAAATTCACAGCAGCATTCCCATGGCTTCTCCAAAGTTAAAGATAGGGCCAGGAACAAATAATCCATACAGCCCCTCTGTTATTAAAGACAGGCCATTATTTTAATTTTGTGTTCACCACAAAGGAAAGGAATATCATTtatccagcagcagcagcacaggaAAAAGGAAGTTCCCCAGACATAGAGCGCCAGGGAAAAGGAAGTTCCCCAGACATAGAGCGCCAGGGAAAAGGAAGTTCCCCAGACATAGAGCGCCAGGGAAAAGGAAGTTCCCCAGACATAGAGCGCCAGGGAAAAGGAAGTTCCCCAGACATAGAGCGCCAGGGAAAAGGAAGTTCCCCAGACATAGAGCGCCAGGGAAAAGGAAGTTCCCCAGACATAGAGCGCCAGGGAAAAGGAAGTTCCCCAGACATAGAGCGCCAGGGAAAAGGAAGTTCCCCAGACATAGAGCGCCAGGGAAAAGGAAGTTCCCCAGACATAGAGCGCCAGGGAAAAGGAAGTTCCCCAGACATAGAGCGCCAGGGAAAAGGAAGTTCCCCAGACATAGAGCGCCAGGGAAAAGGAAGTTCCCCAGACATAGAGCGCCAGGGAAAAGGAAGTTCCCCAGACATAGAGCGCCAGGGAAAAGGAAGTTCCCCAGACATAGAGCGCCAGGGAAAAGGAAGTTCCCCAGACATAGAGCGCCAGGGAAAAGGAAGTTCCCCAGACATAGAGCGCCAGGGAAAAGGAAGTTCCCCAGACATAGAGCGCCAGGGAAAAGGAAGTTCCCCAGACATAGAGCGCCAGGGAAAAGGAAGTTCCCCAGACATAGAGCGCCAGGGAAAAGGAAGTTCCCCAGACATAGAGCGCCAGGGAAAAGGAAGTTCCCCAGACATAGAGCGCCAGGGAAAAGGAAGTTCCCCAGACATAGAGCGCCAGGGAAAAGGAAGTTCCCCAGACATAGAGCGCCAGGGAAAAGGAAGTTCCCCAGACATAGAGCGCCAGGGAAAAGGAAGTTCCCCAGACATAGAGCGCCAGGGAAAAGGAAGTTCCCCAGACATAGAGCGCCAGGGAAAAGGAAGTTCCCCAGACATAGAGCGCCAGGGAAAAGGAAGTTCCCCAGACATAGAGCGCCAGGGAAAAGGAAGTTCCCCAGACATAGAGCGCCAGGGAAAAGGAAGTTCCCCAGACATAGAGCGCCAGGGAAAAGGAAGTTCCCCAGACATAGAGCGCCAGGGAAAAGGAAGTTCCCCAGACATAGAGCGCCAGGGAAAAGGAAGTTCCCCAGACATAGAGCGCCAGGGAAAAGGAAGTTCCCCAGACATAGAGCGCCAGGGAAAAGGAAGTTCCCCAGACATAGAGCGCCAGGGAAAAGGAAGTTCCCCAGACATAGAGCGCCAGGGAAAAGGAAGTTCCCCAGACATAGAGCGCCAGGGAAAAGGTCACATTAAATGTGGCGCAACTACTTAACTGTTGAAGGTTCTGCCCTGCCTCACACTTTCAGGAGTAAACGAAGGAGAGGAAAAACTCAAATGAAAAGCTCATAGGCTTGAAAGTAAGAAGGCAGAACT is a window of Oncorhynchus kisutch isolate 150728-3 linkage group LG3, Okis_V2, whole genome shotgun sequence DNA encoding:
- the LOC109878749 gene encoding refilin-A-like, giving the protein MVGHLHLQAMDDSLEGKNREGLLDSPDSGLPPSPSPPFYSLSPGLLESRSGSCTTPVENHGYYKKESKEGKLLPYLLLNSTGTDLKARMYPVFFGESIEVNPKPETEIKCNSEVKYDSDKHYRDQVYCAPVPTVTSYSETVVAMQNCTWRSYKSQVYLEPRQRPLHYQSTTIVYPKHAKNTYRTTVNYNATGSRRWFVSTVQLESSEDSSPCIIYTEDL